A single Brienomyrus brachyistius isolate T26 chromosome 11, BBRACH_0.4, whole genome shotgun sequence DNA region contains:
- the LOC125704292 gene encoding LOW QUALITY PROTEIN: uncharacterized protein LOC125704292 (The sequence of the model RefSeq protein was modified relative to this genomic sequence to represent the inferred CDS: inserted 1 base in 1 codon), which translates to MQPVSQHPVADIYWGLLQPSPAGILAVYSAWRSWISLLEPYVPPPDPPHVTLFYDRNSTEWYGDLFSEQLEGHEWQVASQNIYVGPEGVASVVHLSPEQLPWYRMGEEAVPHVSLALHPKHQAKDLGPMVKRATSATDWVPTQIPQISYSPSCSSYCIQTKVTDTARLQHEQLSRDHGREKMDHPGAAALLASLPDSLWSTSPTDVGLVDCTPVDFLLHPSAGPLWVKQYQHKPAAEEGIAETVAGLLRAGVLEGSTSQWNTPILPVEKAGTGKYRMAHDLRAINELLLTPTVLVPNPYVALTNLTPSQTWFTCIDLANAFFSVPLAPHCRDVFSFTYRGCQFRYTRLPQGFALSPGIFNQSLQGCHLPDGVTLVQYVDDLLIAAPTAEAALEATRSVLLWLAEKGFKVSKDKIQVARTVVSFLGRVLSGKGTGLSPAHRSAILSHPKPITVKDMLSFLGLTGYSRTYIADYTGLTQPLRALVRPHGLRSLSATLTWDQPAEEAFITLKQRLAQAADLALPDYSLPFHLDVSETGDVMNAVLFQKKGGERKVLMYISTKLDTTEQRHLSCTRHVAGVAKAVQKTAHIVMGHALHILTTHSVVAYVNSQTFTMTSLRQQRLSKILEAPHLTFVHEGINMADRMGGGEPHECEARVRKEEKVREDLAAEKIEGTEEWFTDGCCFRTESGSLQAGFAVVAREGLGFRTLKAERLEGAQLAQRAEIRAVIEALKLAEGKEVTLYSDSAYAVGAVHVELSQWLRAGFLTAGNKPIKHEADMRELAEALMLPEKIAVVKCKGHEGSGTVIAQGNQAADAEAKVAAGYEVSRQMVTVEEELEGQGRLTSSRIRVMQAQASPEEKNMWAEKGGIETEGLWCNREGKPALPMGIRQQVIEEAHGVGHVGAGQMLHNLRAWWHPFLKDMVKEFVRSCEICALHNPRPTVKPEKGQFPACHRTGKEIVLDYTDMIIPVRGMRYVLMCVDAFSGWPEAWPXVVKFLVNHYIPRHGFPERVRSDNGSHFKSEDLQKAERALGLKHAFGTVYHPQSQGKVERMNQTVKEKLAKICAQTKLNWVEALPMALMSIRCSINRGTGFTPFELQTGRQFPGPYGGHEWKPEQGGVSTAKAYYEELQVLVTDFSKQVQETRPGAQPAKPHTAEWVLLKVIKRKWSEPRWTGPFQVTERTSHAVRLKGKGETWYHWSQCAAVAEPSRSLADIQEDLDNSAKQPGSAEPAVTQVPAVGAE; encoded by the exons ATGCAACCTGTGTCACAACACCCGGTGGCTGACATCTACTGGGGCCTCCTGCAGCCTAGCCCGGCGGGTATCCTGGCGGTGTACTCCGCGTGGCGCTCCTGGATCTCCCTCCTGGAACCCTACGTTCCTCCGCCCGACCCCCCACATGTGACACTGTTTTATGACCGAAATTCCACAGAATGGTATGGGGACCTGTTTTCTGAGCAACTGGAAGGCCACGAGTGGCAAGTTGCTTCCCAAAACATTTATGTAGGTCCCGAGGGGGTGGCCTCAGTGGTCCACCTGTCTCCGGAGCAACTGCCCTGGTACAGGATGGGAGAGGAGGCGGTGCCACATGTCTCACTCGCCCTACATCCTAAGCATCAGGCCAAAGATttaggcccaatggtgaaaagaGCCACTTCAGCTACGGACTGGGTTCCCACCCAGATCCCTCAAATCTCGTACTCCCCCTCCTGCAGTTCCTACTGTATTCAAACTAAGGTGACAGACACAGCCAGGTTACAGCATGAACAATTGTCTAGGGACCATGGTAGGGAAAAGATGGATCATCCCGGTGCAGCAGCACTACTGGCTTCTCTGCCAGACTCACTGTGGTCCACCAGCCCCACTGATGTTGGTTTGGTGGACTGCACGCCCGTCGACTTCCTACTGCACCCCAGTGCTGGACCCCTCTGGGTCAAGCAATATCAACACAAACCAGCGGCAGAGGAAGGGATAGCAGAGACTGTAGCCGGTCTCTTACGGGCGGGTGTACTAGAAGGTTCCACTTCTCAGTGGAATACTCCTATACTCCCAGTAGAGaaggcaggaacaggcaagtaTCGTATGGCGCACGACTTGCGCGCTATCAATGAGCTGCTGCTGACTCCCACTGTTCTGGTTCCTAATCCCTACGTCGCTCTCACCAATCTTACGCCGTCCCAAACATGGTTCACTTGCATTGATCTGGCTAATGCTTTCTTTTCTGTACCACTAGCACCCCACTGCAGGGACGTATTCTCGTTCACGTACAGGGGATGCCAGTTCAGGTACACGCGACTCCCACAGGGATTTGCTCtgtctcctgggattttcaaccAGTCGTTGCAGGGCTGCCATCTCCCTGATGGGGTCACCCTCGTCCAGTACGTCGATGACTTGCTTATCGCGGCCCCGACAGCGGAGGCGGCACTCGAGGCAACGCGGTCAGTGCTCCTCTGGCTGGCAGAAAAAGGATTTAAGGTCAGTAAGGATAAGATACAGGTGGCCCGGACGGTGGTGTCCTTCCTGGGGAGGGTCCTGTCAGGTAAGGGGACAGGGCTCTCTCCGGCCCATCGGTCAGCCATCCTGAGTCACCCTAAACCCATTACTGTGAAGGACATGTTGTCCTTTTTGGGACTGACTGGCTACAGCCGAACTTACATTGCAGATTACACAGGTCTGACGCAACCCCTGAGGGCTCTGGTGCGGCCACATGGCCTGCGGAGCCTCAGCGCCACTCTGACGTGGGATCAACCTGCAGAGGAGGCTTTCATCACTCTCAAGCAGAGGTTGGCCCAAGCAGCTGATTTGGCGTTACCTGATTATTCTCTCCCGTTTCATTTAGATGTTTCTGAAACTGGAGACGTCATGAACGCCGTCTTGTTTCAGAAAAAGGGGGGAGAGAGGAAGGTATTGATGTATATTAGCACCAAACTCGACACCACAGAACAGCGACATCTGTCATGCACCAGACATGTGGCAGGAGTGGCAAAAGCCGTGCAGAAAACAGCACACATTGTGATGGGCCATGCCCTACACATCCTGACCACGCACAGTGTGGTGGCCTATGTGAACTCACAAACGTTCACAATGACGTCTCTAAGACAGCAGAGGCTCAGCAAAATTTTAGAGGCACCACATTTAACTTTTGTCCATGAGGGCATCAACATGGCTGATcgaatggggggaggggaacCCCACGAATGTGAGGCAAGGGTCAGGAAAGAGGAGAAGGTCAGGGAGGACCTCGCAGCCGAAAAGATAGAAGGTACGGAGGAGTGGTTTACTGATGGATGTTGTTTTCGAACAGAGAGTGGAAGTTTGCAAGCAGGTTTTGCAGTGGTAGCGAGAGAAGGCCTGGGATTCaggacactgaaagcagagagACTGGAGGGGGCCCAATTGGCCCAGAGAGCGgagatcagggcagtcattgaaGCTTTGAAATTGGCCGAAGGTAAAGAAGTCACCCTCTATTCAGACTCAGCGTATGCGGTGGGGGCTGTGCATGTGGAACTCAGCCAGTGGCTGAGGGCTGGGTTCTTAACGGCAGGAAACAAACCGATTAAGCATGAGGCAGATATGAGAGAGTTAGCGGAGGCATTGATGCTTCCGGAGAAAATAGCTGTGGTAAAGTGCAAAGGACATGAGGGGTCAGGGACAGTGATAGCACAAGGAAATCAAGCAGCAGATGCGGAAGCAAAAGTGGCAGCGGGGTATGAGGTAAGCAGACAGATGGTTACAGTAGAAGAGGAACTGGAGGGACAGGGCAGGCTGACCTCAAGCAGGATCCGAGTCATGCAGGCGCAAGCCTCCCCAGAGGAGAAGAACATGTGGGCAGAAAAGGGGGGCATAGAAACAGAGGGCCTGTGGTGTAACAGGGAGGGGAAGCCTGCCCTCCCTATGGGAATTAGGCAACAGGTCATAGAGGAGGCACACGGTGTGGGGCACGTGGGGGCAGGACAGATGCTTCACAATTTGAGAGCATGGTGGCATCCGTTCCTGAAGGATATGGTAAAGGAGTTTGTGAGAAGCTGTGAGATCTGTGCGCTGCACAATCCGAGACCCACGGTAAAACCAGAAAAGGGTCAGTTTCCAGCCTGTCATAGGACTGGAAAGGAAATAGTCCTAGACTACACCGACATGATAATACCGGTGCGTGGGATGCGATATGTGCTGATGTGTGTGGATGCATTCTCAGGATGGCCAGAAGCCTGGC CGGTGGTGAAGTTCCTAGTCAACCACTATATACCCAGGCATGGGTTCCCCGAGAGGGTGAGGTCGGACAATGGTTCACATTTCAAAAGCGAGGATCTGCAGAAGGCAGAAAGGGCGTTGGGACTTAAACATGCGTTCGGGACAGTGTATCATCCTCAGTCCCAGGGGAAGGTGGAACGCATGAACCAGACGGTCAAAGAAAAATTGGCAAAAATCTGTGCACAGACTAAATTGAATTGGGTTGAGGCATTACCCATGGCACTAATGTCAATCAGGTGCTCCATAAATCGGGGAACAGGGTTCACTCCGTTCGAGTTGCAGACAGGACGACAATTCCCAGGGCCCTACGGAGGACACGAGTGGAAACCAGAACAAGGAGGGGTAAGCACGGCCAAAGCATATTATGAGGAGTTACAAGTGCTGGTGACAGATTTCTCCAAGCAGGTCCAGGAAACGAGACCAGGGGCCCAGCCAGCCAAGCCACATACAGCGGAGTGGGTCCTTCTGAAGGTCATCAAAAGGAAGTGGTCAGAGCCCAGGTGGACCGGCCCCTTCCAAGTCACGGAACGGACGTCTCACGCGGTGCGGCTGAAAGGCAAAGGTGAAACCTGGTACCATTGGAGCCAGTGCGCGGCGGTAGCAGAGCCCAGCAGATCACTCGCCGACATCCAGGAGGACCTCGACAACAGCGCAAAGCAACCCGGTTCGGCTGAACCGGCAGTAACTCAGGTCCCAGCAGTAGGGGCAGAATAA
- the LOC125704139 gene encoding uncharacterized protein LOC125704139, which yields MTRQLIARLNRGFENFAPASGRAALESLTGDLQKLLQLWRASDPAPELPPLPADPAPEQPPLPADPMPEQPPLPADPMPEQPPLPADHAPESPPLPEDPVPEQSPSLPPVPLQPAQPEQPSSLSAKSAQLPLPAAFEHVLPPVPVSKFRSPRD from the exons ATGACCCGGCAGCTCATCGCTCGACTCAACAGAGGCTTCGAGAACTTCGCTCCCGCCTCTGGTCGAGCGGCCCTCGAGAGCCTCACCGGGGACCTGCAGAAGCTACTCCAGCTCTGGAGGgcttcggaccccgcgccgGAGCTACCGcctctgccggcggaccccgcgccGGAGCAACCGcctctgccggcggaccccatGCCGGAGCAACCGcctctgccggcggaccccatGCCGGAGCAACCGCCTCTGCCGGCGGACCACGCGCCGGAGTCACCGCCTCTGCCAGAGGACCCCGTTCCCGAGCAGTCGCCGTCATTGCCGCCTGTGCCTCTGCAACCTGCGCAGCCGGAGCAGCCATCTTCGCTGTCCGCCAAGTCTGCGCAGCTTCCTCTGCCTGCGGCTTTCGAGCACGTGCTGCCGCCA GTCCCGGTTTCCAAGTTCCGCTCTCCCCGTGACTGA